ATCATCTTTTTGTGAAATGATCACTTCGGCATTTTTAAATCCTTTGTCATCAAAATATCGTTTGATAAGTGTCTTTGCGCGGTCTACGGTATTCGGAGTGATCTGCATACCTTTTACCATTCCCAGCTTACCTTCCAAATCGGTGCGTTCCGACTTCTTAACGCCGTGATAACGTACCTCAGAGATACGGGGACGCTGCGTTAGACTGATTTTTAACCAGATCTTGTTACCCTCTATTTTTTCGGCTGTAATTTGTACGTTGGAGAATAAACCATGACGCCAGTAGCGTTTGATTGCTCCAGTGATTTCATCACCCGGCACAGTAATTGTTTGTCCTACCGATAATCCGGATATTCCAATCAATACATAGTCTTCATAATTCTTCACGCCTTCGACTTTGATATCCGCTATCTCATACTGTTTCGGTGTACCGGAGTATAAGATGACAGGTTTCGAGTCTTCATCAGTGTTGGCTTCTTGCGCAATGCCTGTTGTTACAAAACAGAACAGACAGATAAACGTTACGAATATAAAGGAAATACGATAATGCATTTATGTTATAATTTGATGTTTCGAATAATGTTAGCTGATTTGTTCACTGGTTTTGCCGAACCTGCGTTCTCTTTGTTGATATTCGCAGATAGCTTTATAGAGTTCTTCGTTGTCAAAATCCGGCCAAAAGGTATCACAAAAATAAAGTTCTGAATAAGCACATTGCCATAACATATAGTTGCTTAACCGGATTTCTCCCCCCGTGCGGATCAACAGATCCGGATCAGGCATGAAGTTTGTTGATAGGTGAGAGGATATGTACTCATCTGTTATTTGTTCAGGAGATATTTCTCCTGCTTTAACTTGTGCTGCTATTTGTCGGGCTGCTTCAGTTATCTCCCAACGGGAAGAATAACTAAGAGCTAACACCAGACACATACCTGTATTATGAACTGTATGTTCTATGCATGCTTTCAGACTAGCTTGCACATCAGCAGGTAATTTCATGAAATCACCGATGACTTGAAAGCGGAGATTATTCTTCATCAATGTCTCCTCTTCAATAGAATCTAACAATAGATTCATCAGAGCCGACACTTCTTTCTGTGGTCGATTCCAGTTCTCGGTTGAGAAGGTGTATAAAGTCAGATACTTAATTCCCAACCGTGCAGCGTCTTCTGTGATTTTCTGCACTGTTTCCGCGCCTGCGTGGTGACCGTAAGTACGTTCTTTTCCCCGTTGCTTAGCCCACCGTCCGTTGCCATCCATAATAATAGCTACGTGTTGGGGGATCCGAGTTTTGTCTATTTGCTCTATATAGGACATCTTCTTATTTTAAACGTATACGTTTATTATTTACCGGCATTTAGCGGATCCTTGTCAAACCATAGCTGGTTCAAACGACCGCGCCATACTTCAGATTCATAAGTGTAGGTATGTGTTTTAGTAGCTTTACTACTTTTTTCCTCATCTTCCTCATCTTCCACTTCTTCCTCAAAACTAGCAGTTCCTCCGCTAAATAAAATATATATATAGTCATTCTTGTCGTCTAATACAGAGGAATAGGTTTCTCTACCTCTGAATTCCGGTTGCTCTTTACTTGGCTTAAAATCAGCTTCGCTCCAGTCCTGATAAGGGAAAGAGAACTTTTTATTTGCTTTTTTCCATGCAAGACCTGCTTCTGAGGTATAGAATGATTCAAATTTCTCTCCAAAGATATAGAACTGGTTGTTATAATACATAATGGTAGGGGTTTGTAGTACCGGGCAGCTTGTCTCTTCGTTATTTGGTGGGAATGAAACCCATATACTGCCCATATATCCCCATGGAACGATAGCTTCAATATCTCCGGCTATTGGCTGTTTAGCATGTTCTCCGATGAGCATAATTCCTTCAAGACCAGTTGCTGTAGTATAAGTTGTATAAGATATGTTTCCAATAGGGAAGTCATCTGGTACAACTTGAAGTTCTTGGTCTGTTTTTGCGTTGGAAGTTATTTCATTAGTAGAAGCAAAAACTTTTGTTTCATTTATTGTCTTGATGTATGTTATTTTATTACTTAAAGGAGCTAGGAGTAGATTTACATGTTCATTTTCAAATAAGCCTGAAGTCTCCCATTTTATACCATTGGTAGATTCATACACGTTACCGTCATTATTATCGGCTGTTGTTGCATATAATTTATTGTTGTATGACAATATTGAAGAAGGAAGACTATTCTTAAATGGATTCTCTTCCAAAGAGTTTGAGACCCATGACATTGCGTTTCCTTTTTGTGCAATATATACTTTGAGGACATTATCCACTACAGAATAAGTAAGAATGTTCTCTCCTAAAATGACTGTTTTTTGTTCTTTAATGGACTCAGAATTACTAATTTTAGCAACATAATTCCACCTCAATGAATCCGGATCATGCTTATGTACTCGTACACTAATCGTGTATTCTCTTGTTTGATCAGGAGAAGTGCCGGCCAATGCTTCTGTTGACCATACTTTAAGTTTGATAGGCTTTCTGAGATCAATAGAATCTGCGATGTTAATGATAGAATCCTTGCCGCTTTGGTCTTTCATTGTCACGACACCGGACGCTGTAGTCAATTTAGTTATTAGAATTTTATCAATAATGGTATCAGCATGAACAGGAAGTGAATCTTCATTATAGATTTCACTTTTCAATTGGTCAATAGTGAATTTATACTTCCCAAGGCCTGTTGTATCAAGTTCAAACGCATGTATAGTCGCGTCCGGACTATATTCGATGTTGTTATCATCGTCAAGACATGACGTTATAACGAATGACACCATGAAAAAACTCGCAATAAATGATAAAAACTTTATTCTCATTTGAAAGATTGTGTTTATTTACAAGTTGCAAAAATAGAAACATTTTTTCCGATAAAGAACATTCCCGGCAAGTTTTATATAAAATTATAGATAATAACGTCGATTTTATCGACGTAAAACTCCCTGAATAGGACTATTTTAGCTTATCTTGATGAATGTAATGCCAAAACTGTCTTCCGAAGTGTTCTTCTGTCGAATAACTAAATTTATCGCATATTTCAGGTGCTTTAACACCGGAATATAGCTTGTTGGGGCACTTCTCGATATATATTTCATCCCATAACTCATTGGCTATAAATGACTGAAGAAGTTGGCTGCCTCCTTCCACCAGTAATGATTGTATTTTTCGTTGATAGAGTTCTTCCATTATCTGAGTGAATAGGTTGTGATTAAAGTCGATTGTGATATATGTGATATTCTTCGCTTCCGGATGTTTGTTTGCTGTAAAGACTAATGTTGGCACATTGCCGTCAAATAGCTGCAAATCATTAGGAAGAGACAACGTACGGTCTAATACGACACGTATCGGATTTCGTCCATACCAGTTACGTACGGTCAGAGAAGGATTGTCTAGTAATGCTGTTCGCCTGCCTACCATGATAGCAACAGATTCTGCTCTTCTTTTATGTACGAGCATTGAAGTCAGAGGAGAGGAGAGTACAACAGGTTGCCCGTCCGTTCGTTCCAAGTCAATAAAATGATCGGCAGATTCCGCCCATTTAAGAGTAATATAAGGCCGATGAAGCGTGTTGAAAGTGATGAAACGACGAATCAACTGTCTGCATTCACTTTCTAATACGCCTACAATTACTTCCCGTCCTGCATCTTTTAGTTTTTGGATACCCCTTCCTGCAACTTGTGAAAACGGGTCCTGGCAACCGATAACAATACGTGGAATCTGTTTCTCTATAATCAAGTCTGCGCAAGGTGGCGTTTTTCCGTAATGGGAACATGGCTCCAGACTGACATAAATAGTAGAACGTTTTAATAATGATTCGTCTTTGACGGAACGAATCGCATTAACTTCTGCGTGCGCTTCTCCACAACGAATGTGATAACCTTCGCCGATAATACGTCCGTCGCATACAATGACAGCCCCTACCATTGGGTTGGGGGCAGCGTTACATAGACCATTTTTTGCCAGCTCAATGCAACGCCTCATGTATTTTTCTTCTTCCATTTT
The nucleotide sequence above comes from Bacteroides caccae. Encoded proteins:
- the ribD gene encoding bifunctional diaminohydroxyphosphoribosylaminopyrimidine deaminase/5-amino-6-(5-phosphoribosylamino)uracil reductase RibD, encoding MEEEKYMRRCIELAKNGLCNAAPNPMVGAVIVCDGRIIGEGYHIRCGEAHAEVNAIRSVKDESLLKRSTIYVSLEPCSHYGKTPPCADLIIEKQIPRIVIGCQDPFSQVAGRGIQKLKDAGREVIVGVLESECRQLIRRFITFNTLHRPYITLKWAESADHFIDLERTDGQPVVLSSPLTSMLVHKRRAESVAIMVGRRTALLDNPSLTVRNWYGRNPIRVVLDRTLSLPNDLQLFDGNVPTLVFTANKHPEAKNITYITIDFNHNLFTQIMEELYQRKIQSLLVEGGSQLLQSFIANELWDEIYIEKCPNKLYSGVKAPEICDKFSYSTEEHFGRQFWHYIHQDKLK
- a CDS encoding isoprenyl transferase, with product MSYIEQIDKTRIPQHVAIIMDGNGRWAKQRGKERTYGHHAGAETVQKITEDAARLGIKYLTLYTFSTENWNRPQKEVSALMNLLLDSIEEETLMKNNLRFQVIGDFMKLPADVQASLKACIEHTVHNTGMCLVLALSYSSRWEITEAARQIAAQVKAGEISPEQITDEYISSHLSTNFMPDPDLLIRTGGEIRLSNYMLWQCAYSELYFCDTFWPDFDNEELYKAICEYQQRERRFGKTSEQIS
- a CDS encoding DUF6242 domain-containing protein; translated protein: MRIKFLSFIASFFMVSFVITSCLDDDNNIEYSPDATIHAFELDTTGLGKYKFTIDQLKSEIYNEDSLPVHADTIIDKILITKLTTASGVVTMKDQSGKDSIINIADSIDLRKPIKLKVWSTEALAGTSPDQTREYTISVRVHKHDPDSLRWNYVAKISNSESIKEQKTVILGENILTYSVVDNVLKVYIAQKGNAMSWVSNSLEENPFKNSLPSSILSYNNKLYATTADNNDGNVYESTNGIKWETSGLFENEHVNLLLAPLSNKITYIKTINETKVFASTNEITSNAKTDQELQVVPDDFPIGNISYTTYTTATGLEGIMLIGEHAKQPIAGDIEAIVPWGYMGSIWVSFPPNNEETSCPVLQTPTIMYYNNQFYIFGEKFESFYTSEAGLAWKKANKKFSFPYQDWSEADFKPSKEQPEFRGRETYSSVLDDKNDYIYILFSGGTASFEEEVEDEEDEEKSSKATKTHTYTYESEVWRGRLNQLWFDKDPLNAGK